A window of the Pararge aegeria chromosome 2, ilParAegt1.1, whole genome shotgun sequence genome harbors these coding sequences:
- the LOC120630104 gene encoding loricrin-like gives MKTVLVCSTFGILLAVANAREIVNVNSGSDGSGSYGEGFGSNGFAYGDRKTDERFRTYVNPLGNIVSRAQGGAAEIGGILYPRITDNGKVVYTKSDYRNHGSYDSSTVTYSGSGNSRISDDFDGRGVLDVRSNIGSDESRRTAGHNGFKGFNSVNGYSNNESGFKSDVISGSALHKPNAGYGDLNRLNGNSGGFIRNYGNQDRWSDNSRLGGIGNKHFSDGYQSLGRFGSLNLGNTFGGIGNAFGNPFTFPGFGAGSGIGGFNPSTIFSQLPGASGSGLGGFNPSTIFSQLPGGSSLSQLPGGSALSQIAGGNIINQKLEDELGNSNGGSAFNGCGSGSCGGYSDNGKYAFATASASAGNYGK, from the exons ATGAAGACGGTCCTAGTTTGTTCAACTTTTGGGATTTTATTGGCAGTCGCCAATGCAAGAG AAATAGTAAATGTCAACAGCGGCAGCGACGGCAGTGGTAGTTATGGTGAAGGCTTTGGAAGTAATGGCTTTGCATATGGAGACAGAAAAACAGATGAACGATTCCGTACCTACGTAAACCCGCTTGGAAATATAGTATCCAGGGCACAAGGTGGAGCAGCAGAAATCGGTGGAATATTGTATCCCAGAATTACTGACAATGGAAAAGTAGTATACACTAAATCAGACTATAGGAATCACGGCAGCTATGATAGTTCCACTGTTACGTACAGCGGTTCTGGAAACAGTAGAATCAGTGACGACTTCGATGGACGCGGAGTTCTAGACGTCAGATCTAATATCGGCTCAGATGAATCAAGACGCACTGCTGGCCACAACGGATTCAAAGGATTCAATAGCGTTAACGGATACAGTAACAATGAATCGGGATTCAAAAGTGATGTGATAAGTGGAAGCGCTTTGCACAAACCTAATGCAGGTTATGGAGATTTAAATAGACTCAACGGTAATTCTGGTGGATTTATAAGAAACTACGGAAATCAAGATAGATGGAGTGATAACAGTCGACTTGGTGGCATCGGAAACAAACACTTTTCTGATGGATACCAAAGTTTAGGACGATTCGGAAGTTTGAATTTGGGGAATACCTTCGGGGGTATTGGAAATGCATTCGGGAACCCCTTCACTTTTCCAGGATTTGGCGCAGGATCGGGCATTGGTGGTTTCAATCCTAGTactattttttcacaactacctGGTGCTAGTGGTTCGGGCCTAGGTGGCTTCAACCCTTCTactattttttcacaactaccCGGTGGTAGTTCTTTGTCCCAACTACCCGGTGGTAGTGCTTTATCCCAAATAGCTGGTGGTAATATAATAAACCAAAAACTTGAAGACGAACTTGGGAATTCTAATGGAGGGTCTGCTTTCAATGGATGTGGCTCTGGCTCGTGTGGTGGTTACAGTGACAATGGAAAATATGCATTTGCTACAGCATCCGCAAGTGCTGGGAATTACGGAAAAtaa
- the LOC120632552 gene encoding LOW QUALITY PROTEIN: uncharacterized protein LOC120632552 (The sequence of the model RefSeq protein was modified relative to this genomic sequence to represent the inferred CDS: inserted 1 base in 1 codon), giving the protein MKILCVLIVACALWEANGYPYPYYGSNADSISYGSTDINRGGVALSRYYNPYYNPRAYGGGMAAFMFKPEERYQPQTSQYYLPDRRRQTQPESNYPQQNEVYYPQLPEQSERLPEQPVIQENPIAIPELPTITEATEXHEKSELGTTTLKSVVPELTEPESEEIPKPAPKKRVTKKKQVKRPVEEEEDEGEDYPKMPTGAYFPMFFGLGGRSSNGGAPGGATAIANAFSTGRGGVATSHATAYGLPRSESKRL; this is encoded by the exons ATGAAGATTCTTTGCGTGCTCATCGTGGCCTGTGCTTTGTGGGAGGCGAATGGATATCCGTATCCCTATTATGGAAGTAATGCGGATTCAA TTTCCTACGGATCGACCGATATCAATCGCGGTGGTGTTGCGCTGAGCCGTTACTACAACCCGTACTACAACCCACGTGCCTACGGGGGAGGAATGGCTGCCTTCATGTTCAAACCCGAGGAGCGGTACCAGCCTCAGACAAGCCAATACTACCTCCCTGACAGACGCCGCCAAACGCAACCAGAATCCAACTATCCCCAACAAAACGAGGTGTACTACCCCCAACTACCTGAACAATCCGAACGATTGCCTGAACAGCCCGTGATACAAGAAAACCCGATAGCTATACCAGAACTACCAACAATCACCGAAGCAACCG AGCATGAAAAATCTGAACTGGGAACTACTACGTTGAAATCGGTCGTCCCAGAACTAACGGAACCAGAATCCGAGGAAATACCCAAGCCTGCACCAAAGAAACGCGTGACCAAGAAGAAGCAAGTTAAAAGACCTGTagaggaagaagaagatgaaGGTGAGGACTATCCTAAGATGCCAACTGGAGCGTATTTCCCAATGTTCTTCGGCTTGGGCGGTAGGTCCAGTAATGGCGGCGCACCAGGTGGTGCAACCGCTATAGCCAATGCCTTCAGCACTGGACGCGGAGGTGTCGCCACGAGTCACGCTACTGCTTATGGATTACCAAGATCTGAAAGTAAAAGATTGTAA